In the genome of Apodemus sylvaticus chromosome 2, mApoSyl1.1, whole genome shotgun sequence, one region contains:
- the Sri gene encoding sorcin, giving the protein MAYPGHPGAGGGYYPGGYGGAPGGPSFPGQTQDPLYGYFAAVAGQDGQIDADELQRCLTQSGIAGGYKPFNLETCRLMVSMLDRDMSGTMGFNEFKELWAVLNGWRQHFISFDSDRSGTVDPQELQKALTTMGFRLSPQTVNSVAKRYSTSGKITFDDYIACCVKLRALTDSFRRRDSGQQGVVNFSYDDFIQCVMTV; this is encoded by the exons ATGGCGTATCCCGGGCACCCTGGCGCCGGCGGAGGGTACTACCCAGGCGGG TATGGAGGGGCTCCTGGGGGGCCTTCGTTCCCTGGACAAACTCAGGATCCGCTGTATGGTTACTTTGCTGCGGTGGCTGGACAG GACGGACAAATCGATGCTGACGAGTTGCAGAGATGTCTAACCCAGTCTGGCATTGCGGGAGGATACAAAC CTTTTAACCTGGAGACTTGTCGTCTTATGGTTTCAATGTTGGAT AGAGATATGTCCGGCACGATGGGGTTCAATGAATTCAAAGAGCTCTGGGCCGTGCTGAATGGCTGGAGACAACACTTCATCAGCTTCGATAGCGATAGGAGTGGAACGGTGGATCCCCAGGAGCTGCAGAAGGCCCTGACGACCATGG GATTTAGGTTGAGCCCCCAAACTGTAAATTCAGTTGCAAAGCGATACAGCACCAGCGGGAAGATCACCTTTGATGACTACATCGCCTGCTGCGTCAAACTGAGGGCTCTCACAG ATAGCTTTCGCAGACGGGATTCTGGTCAACAAGGAGTTGTCAATTTCTCCTATGATGAT TTCATCCAGTGTGTCATGACCGTCTAA